In the genome of bacterium, one region contains:
- the rpmF gene encoding 50S ribosomal protein L32, with protein MAVPKKKTSRSKRNMRRSHDALVAVNTIVCSSCGEPKLRHRVCGACGQYRGKKVVETESASL; from the coding sequence ATGGCCGTCCCAAAGAAGAAAACGTCTCGCTCGAAACGCAACATGCGTCGGTCCCATGATGCCCTCGTAGCTGTGAACACTATTGTGTGTAGCTCTTGTGGAGAGCCTAAGTTGCGGCACCGTGTTTGTGGTGCATGCGGGCAGTACCGTGGAAAGAAAGTAGTCGAGACAGAATCAGCATCACTATAA